A genomic segment from Microbacterium sp. SORGH_AS_0428 encodes:
- a CDS encoding Dyp-type peroxidase, translating to MSRRDPDDTTVRHRATRRQFLLGGAVAGVGAAAAIAMDAAFQTAPPAASAVPSLNGDTTVPFHGVHQAGIDTDAQSHAVFVALDLKPEVDRDGLRRLMRTLSDDAARMTQGEPALADSEPELALAPARLTVTFAFGPRFVAVAGGSAPVWLAPLPAFGIDRLQPEYCDGDLLIQVASDDPVTLAHASRMLLKDARSFATVRWTQNGFRRAHGTVKPGTTMRNLFGQVDGTANPEPGTADFDELVWHQRGWLAGGTGVVVRRIAMDLDKWDRLDRPGRDASVGRYQSSGAPLTGTNEHDEPDFEAKTAIGFPVIPEFSHMRRARSDDRRERIFRRGYNYDDTPAGGEISRAGLVFVAFQADVASQFVPLQRRLDELDLLNEWTTPIGSAVFAAPPGCAPGGFIGETLLS from the coding sequence ATGTCACGGCGCGATCCCGACGACACCACGGTCCGGCATCGCGCCACCCGGCGACAGTTCCTCCTCGGGGGAGCTGTCGCCGGTGTCGGCGCGGCGGCCGCGATCGCGATGGATGCCGCATTCCAGACCGCTCCGCCCGCGGCATCCGCCGTCCCATCCCTCAACGGCGACACCACGGTGCCCTTCCACGGCGTGCATCAGGCCGGAATCGACACCGATGCGCAGTCGCACGCGGTCTTCGTGGCCCTGGACCTGAAACCCGAGGTCGATCGCGACGGCCTGCGGCGGCTCATGCGCACGCTGAGCGACGACGCCGCTCGGATGACCCAGGGGGAGCCGGCCCTCGCCGACTCCGAGCCCGAGCTTGCGCTGGCACCCGCCCGCCTCACCGTCACATTCGCGTTCGGACCGCGCTTCGTCGCGGTGGCGGGCGGATCCGCTCCGGTGTGGCTGGCGCCCCTGCCCGCCTTCGGCATCGACCGGCTGCAGCCCGAGTACTGCGATGGCGACCTCCTGATCCAAGTGGCATCGGATGATCCGGTGACGCTCGCGCACGCGTCGAGGATGCTGTTGAAGGATGCGCGCAGTTTCGCGACCGTCCGCTGGACTCAGAACGGGTTCCGCCGTGCACACGGCACGGTGAAGCCCGGCACCACGATGCGCAATCTCTTCGGACAGGTCGACGGCACGGCGAATCCCGAACCCGGCACGGCCGACTTCGACGAGCTCGTGTGGCATCAGCGCGGGTGGCTGGCCGGCGGCACCGGGGTGGTCGTGCGCCGCATCGCGATGGATCTGGACAAGTGGGACCGATTGGACCGCCCCGGACGCGACGCGTCCGTCGGTCGCTACCAGTCGAGCGGTGCGCCGCTGACAGGGACGAACGAGCACGATGAGCCGGACTTCGAGGCGAAGACTGCCATCGGGTTCCCCGTCATCCCGGAGTTCTCCCACATGCGCCGAGCCCGCAGCGACGATCGTCGGGAGCGCATCTTCCGGCGCGGCTACAACTATGACGACACTCCCGCGGGCGGCGAGATCTCGCGTGCCGGTCTGGTGTTTGTCGCTTTTCAGGCGGATGTGGCGAGCCAGTTCGTGCCGCTGCAGCGGCGCCTCGACGAGCTCGACCTGCTGAATGAGTGGACGACGCCCATCGGCTCGGCGGTGTTCGCGGCGCCACCCGGCTGCGCGCCCGGCGGATTCATCGGCGAGACCCTGCTGTCGTGA
- a CDS encoding PepSY-associated TM helix domain-containing protein: MIDTLVPPSQARPRPARSRGGWFGSLLLRLHFSAGLLVGPFILVAATSGALYAIAPTLDELVYGHELHAPVTATSLSLAEQITAAEAYVGEGAVPTAVRPAPEPGDTTRVMFAEDDLAASESRAVFVDPGTGEIRGDLTAYGTSGSLPVRTWISNLHRNLHLGEPGRLYSELAASWLAVVVLAGAALWVQRIRRARVKRELVVPAVRRSGYRRLFSWHASVGIWVLLGALMLSATGITWSTYAGANVSAARAAIGGATPALRTDLSGAEEAPDEHAAHHGGAAPMPTGEANPATFDAVLAIARRINVDTGEVEIKPPAASGQAWTVTEIKRSFPTEADAVAIDGATMQVVSRVDFADFPLLAKLARWGIDLHMGVLFGWVNQLALLLIAVGIGTLVVLGYAMWWRRRPTRGGKRMGSAPARGALRAAPWWGVLAVVAVAGLIGWWLPLVGYPLVAFVVIDALLGLRARVRAG, from the coding sequence ATGATCGACACCCTCGTCCCTCCGTCACAGGCCCGCCCGCGCCCGGCCCGTTCCCGCGGCGGCTGGTTCGGATCGCTGCTGCTGCGCCTCCACTTCTCCGCGGGGCTGCTCGTCGGCCCTTTCATCCTCGTCGCGGCGACGAGCGGGGCCCTGTATGCGATCGCCCCGACGCTCGATGAGCTCGTCTACGGGCACGAGCTCCATGCGCCGGTGACCGCCACGTCGCTGTCGCTCGCGGAGCAGATCACGGCGGCGGAAGCGTATGTCGGCGAGGGTGCGGTGCCGACCGCTGTGCGCCCGGCCCCGGAACCCGGGGATACGACCCGGGTCATGTTCGCCGAGGACGACCTCGCGGCCAGCGAATCGCGGGCCGTCTTCGTCGACCCCGGGACGGGCGAGATCCGCGGCGATCTCACGGCGTACGGCACGAGTGGCTCGCTTCCCGTGCGCACGTGGATCTCGAACCTCCACCGCAATCTGCACCTCGGTGAACCCGGACGCCTGTACAGCGAGCTCGCCGCATCCTGGCTCGCGGTCGTCGTGCTCGCGGGAGCGGCGCTGTGGGTTCAGCGCATCCGCAGAGCGCGCGTCAAGCGGGAGCTCGTGGTGCCGGCCGTGCGACGAAGCGGATACCGGCGTCTGTTCAGCTGGCACGCCTCCGTCGGTATCTGGGTGCTTCTCGGCGCTCTCATGCTCTCGGCGACGGGGATCACCTGGTCGACCTACGCCGGCGCGAACGTCTCCGCGGCGCGCGCGGCGATCGGTGGTGCGACGCCGGCACTGCGGACGGATCTCTCCGGTGCCGAGGAGGCGCCGGACGAGCACGCCGCTCATCACGGCGGCGCGGCGCCGATGCCGACGGGGGAGGCGAACCCCGCGACGTTCGACGCGGTCCTCGCGATCGCACGTCGGATCAACGTCGACACGGGCGAGGTGGAGATCAAACCTCCCGCGGCGTCGGGACAGGCGTGGACGGTCACGGAGATCAAGCGCTCGTTCCCCACGGAGGCGGATGCGGTCGCGATCGACGGCGCCACGATGCAGGTGGTGTCCCGGGTGGACTTCGCCGACTTCCCGCTGCTGGCCAAACTCGCCCGGTGGGGCATAGACCTGCATATGGGCGTCCTGTTCGGGTGGGTGAACCAGCTCGCACTGCTGCTCATCGCCGTCGGTATCGGGACGCTCGTCGTGCTCGGGTACGCGATGTGGTGGCGACGCAGGCCAACACGCGGTGGGAAGCGGATGGGGTCCGCACCGGCGCGGGGCGCACTGCGCGCGGCGCCCTGGTGGGGTGTGCTCGCCGTCGTTGCGGTCGCGGGCCTGATCGGCTGGTGGCTGCCGCTCGTCGGTTACCCGCTCGTCGCCTTCGTCGTGATCGACGCGCTCCTCGGCCTGCGTGCTCGCGTGCGCGCGGGCTGA
- the ppgK gene encoding polyphosphate--glucose phosphotransferase, whose translation MAAEKSRAVGIDIGGTGIKGGIVDLEKGELISDRIKVSTPAGAEPTDVLDAVRSVLDTLEVADSDYPLGVAFPAIVKNGRTLSAANVSDKWIDFPAEEFFEEGLGRDIHFANDADVAGVAEMRFGAAKGVDGLTILTTLGTGIGSAVIYNDVLIPNSELGHLQRAKHGKDAEAYAAYSAMERDELSWEAWAERLQWYYSHVEFLFSPDLFIVGGGVSKHADKFLHLLELRTPIVPAVHRNNAGIIGAAALSLGVEPDLEETVTGQ comes from the coding sequence ATGGCAGCAGAGAAGTCTCGCGCGGTGGGTATCGACATCGGCGGAACCGGCATCAAGGGTGGAATCGTCGACCTCGAGAAGGGCGAGCTGATCAGCGACCGGATCAAGGTGTCCACACCTGCGGGCGCAGAGCCGACGGACGTTCTGGATGCGGTGCGCAGCGTGCTCGACACGCTGGAGGTGGCGGACTCCGACTACCCGCTCGGCGTCGCCTTCCCGGCCATCGTGAAGAACGGTCGGACGCTGTCGGCCGCGAACGTCTCCGACAAGTGGATCGACTTCCCCGCCGAGGAGTTCTTCGAGGAAGGTCTCGGCCGCGACATCCACTTCGCCAACGACGCGGATGTGGCCGGCGTCGCCGAGATGCGCTTCGGCGCCGCGAAGGGCGTCGACGGACTCACGATCCTCACGACCCTCGGTACCGGGATCGGCTCGGCCGTCATCTACAACGACGTCCTCATCCCCAACAGCGAGCTCGGCCACCTCCAGCGCGCCAAGCACGGCAAGGACGCCGAGGCGTACGCCGCCTACTCCGCCATGGAGCGCGACGAACTGAGCTGGGAAGCGTGGGCCGAACGCCTGCAGTGGTATTACTCCCACGTCGAGTTCCTCTTCAGCCCCGACCTGTTCATCGTCGGCGGCGGCGTATCGAAGCATGCGGACAAGTTCCTGCATCTGCTCGAGCTGCGCACGCCGATCGTGCCCGCCGTGCACCGCAACAATGCGGGCATCATCGGCGCGGCAGCGCTCTCGCTGGGCGTCGAACCGGACCTTGAGGAGACCGTCACCGGTCAGTGA
- a CDS encoding DUF6966 domain-containing protein yields MGDTPLEQSLRELNTLLASVGETFWAQWAARAADRIAAGGDPGDVRGVFGGMGSFNDLVIHPANGHSVTDDRIVDANRHLDELRERIYAESQAV; encoded by the coding sequence ATGGGCGACACGCCGTTGGAGCAGTCCCTCCGGGAGCTGAACACGCTGCTGGCCTCCGTGGGTGAGACCTTCTGGGCGCAGTGGGCGGCGCGCGCTGCCGATCGGATCGCCGCGGGTGGTGATCCCGGCGATGTGCGCGGCGTCTTCGGCGGGATGGGCAGCTTCAACGACCTGGTCATCCATCCCGCCAACGGGCACAGCGTCACCGACGACCGGATCGTGGACGCGAACCGGCACCTCGACGAGCTGCGCGAGAGGATCTACGCCGAGTCGCAGGCGGTGTAG
- a CDS encoding copper resistance protein CopC gives MSLSRRIVAGIVVAFAAVLAVAAPASAHDELLSSTPETGQRLTEAPAQVTLTFSADVLDTGAAVIVADAEGHDWAASEPVLDGPTVTVELQPDMPPAGYEVRWRVVSSDGHPIAGTVPFTIGDGTPLEHTAQPTAPSVDGQAAQSDEPTVDEAGQENAGALRIAFIGAAGAGIAVALFALILFLRRRFDARGTDDAEH, from the coding sequence ATGTCCCTGTCGCGACGTATCGTCGCGGGGATCGTGGTGGCGTTCGCCGCCGTCCTGGCGGTGGCCGCCCCCGCGTCCGCTCACGATGAACTTCTCTCCTCCACGCCCGAGACCGGGCAACGACTCACCGAGGCTCCGGCGCAGGTCACGTTGACCTTCTCGGCCGATGTGCTCGACACCGGCGCGGCGGTGATCGTCGCCGATGCCGAAGGGCACGACTGGGCTGCCAGCGAGCCGGTGCTGGACGGCCCGACGGTCACCGTCGAGCTGCAGCCGGACATGCCCCCCGCTGGGTACGAGGTGCGGTGGCGCGTGGTGTCGTCGGACGGGCATCCGATCGCGGGCACCGTCCCGTTCACGATCGGCGACGGGACCCCTCTCGAGCACACGGCGCAGCCGACGGCACCCAGTGTCGACGGCCAGGCAGCGCAGTCAGACGAGCCGACGGTCGATGAGGCCGGTCAGGAGAACGCCGGAGCGCTGCGCATCGCGTTCATCGGCGCCGCCGGCGCCGGCATCGCCGTCGCGCTCTTCGCACTCATCCTCTTCCTCCGCCGCCGCTTCGACGCGCGCGGCACGGACGACGCCGAGCACTGA
- a CDS encoding copper chaperone PCu(A)C, protein MNTPTTRIRFTAVLALTALALAGCAAQSQPSSSSVTAAETISVSDAWVKSADSGMSAAFGELTNHGDADVTVTSATTPASSTVELHETVENESGQMVMRQIEGGFVIPAHGSLTLAPGGNHIMLMDLAAPLVAGDDVTLTLTYSDGTSSQITAPVKDYAGANENYEGGDMDMSGDSGMSH, encoded by the coding sequence GTGAACACTCCCACCACCCGTATCCGCTTCACCGCAGTTCTCGCTCTCACCGCACTCGCTCTCGCGGGTTGCGCCGCCCAGAGTCAGCCGAGCTCGAGCTCCGTCACCGCTGCCGAGACGATCTCCGTCTCCGACGCCTGGGTCAAGTCCGCCGACTCCGGCATGTCGGCCGCGTTCGGCGAACTGACCAACCACGGCGACGCCGACGTCACGGTGACATCCGCGACGACGCCCGCGTCGTCCACGGTCGAGCTCCACGAGACCGTCGAGAACGAGTCGGGGCAGATGGTCATGCGTCAGATCGAGGGCGGCTTCGTGATCCCCGCGCACGGCAGCCTGACCCTCGCTCCCGGCGGCAACCACATCATGCTCATGGACCTGGCCGCACCCCTCGTCGCGGGTGACGACGTCACCTTGACCCTCACGTACTCGGACGGCACGAGCTCTCAGATCACCGCTCCGGTCAAGGACTACGCCGGTGCGAACGAGAACTACGAGGGCGGCGACATGGACATGAGCGGCGACAGCGGGATGAGCCACTGA
- a CDS encoding glutamine synthetase family protein codes for MDKQRDFVLRTIEERGVKFIRLWFTDVIGTLKSVAIAPAEVEGAFTEGLGFDGSAIEGLTRTFESDLLAHPDPTTFQILPWRGEIDPTARMFCDITTPDGQPAVADPRHVLKRTLAKASDAGFTFYTHPEIEFYLLKSSTYGPSGPEPVDSAGYFDNVPGGTAHDFRRRSVRMLEDLGISVEFSHHEGGPGQNEIDLRYADALATADNIMTFRTVIKEVAIEQGVYATFMPKPLSGQPGSGMHTHMSLFEGDRNAFYEEGAQYQLSKVGRQFIAGLLRHANEISAVTNQFVNSYKRLWGGDEAPSFISWGHNNRSALVRVPLYKPNKGGSSRVEYRALDSAANPYLAYALMLAAGLKGIEEGYELPPEAEDNVWSLTDSERRALGYAPLPASLDQALQYMEESELVAETLGETVFTYVLANKRREWAGYRSQVTPFELQSNLEML; via the coding sequence ATGGACAAGCAGCGCGATTTCGTACTGCGCACGATCGAAGAGCGCGGCGTCAAGTTCATCCGTCTCTGGTTCACCGACGTGATCGGAACCCTGAAGTCGGTGGCGATCGCCCCCGCCGAGGTCGAGGGGGCTTTCACCGAGGGCCTCGGCTTCGACGGTTCCGCGATCGAGGGCCTCACGCGCACCTTTGAGTCCGACCTGCTCGCCCACCCGGATCCCACCACCTTCCAGATCCTGCCGTGGCGCGGCGAGATCGACCCGACCGCGCGCATGTTCTGCGACATCACGACGCCCGACGGCCAGCCCGCCGTCGCCGACCCGCGTCACGTCCTCAAGCGCACTCTCGCGAAGGCCTCGGATGCCGGATTCACCTTCTACACGCATCCGGAGATCGAGTTCTACCTGTTGAAGTCCTCGACCTACGGTCCGAGCGGTCCGGAGCCGGTCGACTCCGCCGGCTACTTCGACAACGTCCCCGGCGGGACGGCCCACGACTTCCGTCGCCGCTCGGTGCGGATGCTGGAAGACCTCGGCATCTCGGTCGAGTTCAGCCACCACGAGGGCGGCCCGGGGCAGAACGAGATCGACCTGCGTTACGCCGACGCGCTGGCGACGGCCGACAACATCATGACCTTCCGCACGGTCATCAAGGAGGTCGCGATCGAGCAGGGCGTCTACGCGACGTTCATGCCCAAGCCGCTCAGCGGGCAGCCGGGCAGCGGCATGCACACGCACATGTCGCTGTTCGAGGGCGACCGCAACGCCTTCTACGAAGAGGGCGCGCAGTACCAGCTCTCCAAGGTCGGCCGTCAGTTCATCGCCGGCCTGCTGCGTCACGCCAACGAGATCTCCGCGGTGACGAACCAGTTCGTGAACTCGTACAAGCGCCTGTGGGGCGGCGACGAGGCGCCCAGCTTCATCAGCTGGGGTCACAACAACCGCTCGGCTCTTGTCCGGGTGCCGCTCTACAAGCCCAACAAGGGCGGCTCCTCGCGAGTGGAGTACCGCGCTCTCGACTCGGCCGCCAACCCCTACCTCGCGTACGCGCTCATGCTGGCCGCAGGTCTCAAGGGCATCGAGGAAGGCTACGAGCTGCCGCCCGAGGCCGAGGACAACGTGTGGTCGCTGACCGATTCCGAGCGCCGCGCGCTCGGATACGCACCGCTTCCCGCGAGCCTGGATCAGGCCCTGCAGTACATGGAGGAGTCGGAGCTCGTCGCCGAGACGCTGGGCGAGACCGTCTTCACCTACGTGCTCGCCAACAAGCGGCGTGAGTGGGCCGGCTACCGTTCGCAGGTGACGCCCTTCGAGCTGCAGAGCAACCTCGAGATGCTCTGA
- a CDS encoding bifunctional [glutamine synthetase] adenylyltransferase/[glutamine synthetase]-adenylyl-L-tyrosine phosphorylase, producing MAGTERSSSRTDLVRLGLGDLEAAERAFDELVELLTLPRAEVITDLGRAADPDGALRSASRIARRNPDAVTATLRDPHARRVFWLLLGASEGFGEFYLRHPEELADLSTAGEILPRADEMQRELQESVGAQDGFAASGDESAWVALRVRYRRLLARIAAFDLRAPDAIDVLPEVAAALADAAGAALEASLSVARTRISQGRPGGLFPREQVAATRLSIIGMGKTGARELNYVSDVDVIFVCGAADGAEEEWGASRLIDIATRLAVQTMQGISGIEIEPPLWEVDANLRPEGKQGALVRTLESHLSYYDRWAGSWEFQALLKARPLAGDLELGREYVAAVQPKVWTSAARENFVDSVQRMRERVTDHIPAHEVPLQIKLGPGGIRDIEFTVQLLQLVHGLTDDRIRQRGTLDALDALVAEGYIGRAEAAAFARDYRFLRVLEHRLQLRGLRRTHLMPEKDDDRRVLARASGVADSAAGVTAEWERVKREVRDIHVRLFYRPLLSAVAALPEGERTLSAAQAHDRLAAIGFQDPAGALRHIAALTSGISRKATIQRHLMPIMIRWFADGVDPDYGLLAFRRISERLGDTPWFLRLLRDSSAAAESLTRVLSGSRYIGELMEWIPEAAAWLDDPELLRPRSGVALQTEARAIQTRHDSLDDAMPFVRALRRRELLRTAMAAVLGVLTIEELADSLSTITEVTIQATLRAVRREVVPPEDDALDFSVIAMGRFGGRELGFGSDADVLYVYRANGVDPERAHALSLKLVQGLRTHSEDHRVPLDLDADLRPEGRNGPLVRSLDSYAEYYGRWSLSWEAQALLRARGVAGSVKLIDAFTELADGVRYPVRADPQGVREIKRIKARVESERLPQGVDPSRHLKLGPGGLSDVEWLVQLLQLQHAHAVPALRTTSTTDALRTAGEAGLLPESAVPRLYEAWRLASRLRSANTLLSAQTSDVLPADRRRLDGIGRLLEYPPRSASRVEEDWMRVARLSRRVFEKQFYG from the coding sequence ATGGCCGGCACGGAGCGCTCCTCGAGCCGAACGGACCTCGTCCGACTCGGGCTCGGTGACCTCGAGGCGGCGGAGCGCGCGTTCGACGAGCTCGTCGAGCTGCTGACGCTCCCTCGCGCCGAGGTGATCACCGATCTCGGCCGGGCCGCAGATCCCGACGGCGCCCTGCGCAGCGCGAGCAGGATCGCACGCCGCAACCCCGATGCCGTCACGGCGACGCTGCGCGACCCGCACGCGCGCCGGGTCTTCTGGCTGCTGCTCGGCGCCTCTGAGGGCTTCGGCGAGTTCTACCTGCGCCACCCCGAAGAGCTCGCGGACCTCTCGACCGCGGGTGAGATCCTGCCGCGCGCGGATGAGATGCAGCGAGAGCTGCAGGAGTCGGTCGGGGCGCAGGACGGCTTCGCCGCATCCGGGGACGAGTCCGCCTGGGTCGCGCTGCGCGTGCGCTACCGCCGGCTGCTGGCACGCATCGCGGCCTTCGACCTGCGAGCCCCGGATGCGATCGACGTGCTCCCCGAGGTCGCCGCAGCCCTCGCGGATGCGGCGGGCGCAGCTCTCGAGGCGTCGCTGAGCGTGGCCCGCACCCGCATCTCGCAGGGAAGGCCCGGCGGTCTGTTCCCGCGGGAACAGGTCGCCGCAACGCGGCTCTCCATCATCGGCATGGGTAAGACCGGCGCCCGCGAGCTGAACTACGTCAGCGACGTCGACGTCATCTTCGTGTGCGGTGCCGCAGACGGGGCCGAGGAGGAGTGGGGCGCGAGTCGCCTCATCGACATCGCGACACGCCTCGCCGTACAGACGATGCAGGGGATCTCGGGGATCGAGATCGAACCTCCGCTGTGGGAGGTCGACGCCAACCTGCGACCCGAGGGCAAGCAGGGCGCGCTCGTACGCACCCTCGAGTCCCACCTCTCGTACTACGACCGCTGGGCGGGCAGCTGGGAGTTCCAGGCGCTCCTGAAGGCGCGGCCGCTCGCGGGCGACCTGGAGCTCGGTCGCGAGTACGTCGCCGCCGTGCAGCCCAAGGTCTGGACGAGCGCCGCGCGCGAGAACTTCGTCGACAGCGTGCAACGCATGCGGGAGCGCGTCACCGACCACATCCCCGCGCACGAGGTGCCGCTGCAGATCAAGCTCGGCCCCGGCGGCATCCGCGACATCGAGTTCACCGTGCAGCTGCTGCAGCTCGTGCACGGGCTCACCGACGACCGCATCCGTCAGCGGGGCACACTGGACGCGCTCGATGCGCTCGTCGCGGAGGGCTACATCGGGCGTGCCGAGGCCGCGGCCTTCGCCCGGGACTACCGGTTCCTTCGAGTGCTCGAGCATCGACTGCAGTTGCGCGGTCTTCGTCGCACCCACCTCATGCCGGAGAAGGACGACGATCGCCGGGTCCTCGCTCGTGCCAGCGGGGTTGCCGACAGTGCCGCCGGAGTCACGGCGGAGTGGGAGCGGGTCAAGCGCGAGGTGCGCGACATCCACGTGCGTCTGTTCTACCGACCGCTCCTCTCCGCCGTCGCAGCCCTCCCGGAGGGCGAGCGCACGCTGTCCGCGGCGCAGGCGCACGATCGTCTGGCGGCCATCGGCTTCCAAGACCCCGCCGGTGCGCTCCGGCACATCGCTGCGCTGACGAGCGGGATCAGTCGGAAGGCCACGATTCAGCGCCACCTGATGCCGATCATGATCCGGTGGTTCGCCGACGGCGTCGATCCCGACTACGGACTGCTGGCGTTCCGTCGCATCAGCGAACGACTGGGGGACACCCCGTGGTTCCTGCGGCTGCTGCGGGACTCGTCGGCGGCGGCCGAAAGCCTCACCCGCGTGCTGTCGGGCTCCCGCTACATCGGCGAGCTCATGGAGTGGATCCCGGAAGCGGCGGCCTGGCTCGACGACCCCGAGCTCCTGCGCCCGCGCAGCGGCGTCGCGCTGCAGACGGAGGCCCGCGCGATTCAGACGCGGCACGACAGCCTCGACGACGCGATGCCGTTCGTCCGTGCCCTGCGACGACGCGAGCTGCTGCGCACCGCGATGGCCGCCGTTCTCGGCGTGCTCACGATCGAAGAGCTCGCGGACTCCCTCAGCACGATCACCGAGGTCACGATCCAGGCGACGCTCCGTGCCGTGCGCCGCGAGGTCGTGCCGCCCGAAGACGACGCACTCGACTTCTCGGTCATCGCGATGGGACGCTTCGGCGGACGAGAGCTCGGTTTCGGCTCGGATGCGGACGTGCTGTACGTCTACCGGGCGAACGGCGTCGACCCGGAGCGTGCGCACGCCCTGTCGCTGAAGCTGGTTCAGGGGCTGCGCACCCATTCCGAAGACCATCGCGTTCCGCTCGACCTCGATGCGGACCTGCGCCCCGAGGGGCGCAACGGCCCCCTCGTGCGGTCGCTCGACTCGTACGCGGAGTACTACGGCCGGTGGTCGCTGTCGTGGGAGGCGCAGGCCCTGCTGCGCGCACGCGGCGTCGCGGGCAGCGTGAAGCTCATCGACGCGTTCACGGAACTGGCCGACGGCGTGCGGTACCCGGTGCGGGCGGATCCGCAGGGCGTGCGTGAGATCAAGCGCATCAAAGCGCGCGTCGAGAGCGAGCGGCTTCCGCAGGGCGTCGATCCCTCACGCCATCTCAAGCTCGGTCCCGGCGGCCTCAGCGACGTGGAGTGGCTCGTCCAGCTGCTGCAGCTGCAGCACGCCCACGCCGTGCCGGCACTGCGCACGACCTCGACGACGGATGCCCTGCGCACCGCAGGAGAGGCGGGGCTTCTGCCCGAGAGCGCAGTGCCACGGCTGTACGAGGCGTGGCGGCTCGCCAGCCGCCTGCGCTCGGCGAACACCCTCCTGTCGGCTCAGACGAGCGACGTCCTGCCTGCCGACCGGCGCCGCCTCGACGGCATCGGACGACTCCTGGAGTATCCGCCGCGTTCGGCATCGCGGGTCGAAGAGGACTGGATGCGGGTGGCCCGCCTGTCGCGGCGCGTGTTCGAGAAGCAGTTCTACGGTTGA
- a CDS encoding SPOR domain-containing protein, which produces MSEDSEKYWYNLTTGEVERGFESPAIDRAGPFDTAEEAANAPELIKQRSAQWAADDALEND; this is translated from the coding sequence GTGAGCGAAGACAGCGAGAAGTACTGGTACAACCTCACCACCGGCGAGGTGGAGCGAGGTTTCGAGTCCCCGGCGATCGACCGCGCCGGTCCGTTCGACACGGCCGAAGAGGCGGCGAACGCCCCCGAACTGATCAAGCAGCGCTCCGCGCAGTGGGCGGCCGACGACGCCCTCGAGAACGACTGA